A genomic window from Silene latifolia isolate original U9 population chromosome Y, ASM4854445v1, whole genome shotgun sequence includes:
- the LOC141628419 gene encoding uncharacterized protein LOC141628419, producing the protein MLLNNLCETFNAVLKDARDKPILTLMEWIRRYVMKMTCEKREGLQKYEDRLMPYINKYMKWATDEARFGKALQSKDDNFEVDFKGQRWVVHLNQRKCNCGNWQLSGLPCTHAMVCILKQRLVGDDFVDVAYTKERYAMTYEPAISPIPGVRQWDKSGLPEPLPPLIRKMPGRPSKKRRRKEVGEESSQVKRPKAKNKCGNCGGLGHSNRTCKNPPAPPKVSNKGGRPLGKSSWAKEGRDRAAARNAVKAAYASAGPAPLVTNIHSQTSFDVTQTPPLN; encoded by the coding sequence ATGTTGTTGAACAATTTGTGTGAAACATTTAATGCGGTTCTCAAGGATGCAAGAGATAAGCCAATCCTCACACTAATGGAATGGATAAGAAGGTATGTAATGAAGATGACATGTGAAAAGAGAGAAGGGTTGCAAAAGTATGAAGACAGACTAATGCCTTATATAAACAAGTACATGAAGTGGGCAACTGATGAAGCAAGATTTGGTAAAGCTCTTCAGTCTAAAGATGACAACTTTGAGGTGGATTTCAAAGGACAAAGATGGGTTGTGCATTTGAACCAAAGAAAATGCAACTGTGGGAACTGGCAGCTTAGTGGTCTACCTTGTACACATGCAATGGTGTGCATCCTCAAGCAAAGATTGGTGGGTGATGACTTTGTTGATGTTGCATACACCAAGGAGAGGTATGCCATGACATATGAACCTGCAATCTCACCTATACCTGGGGTTAGACAGTGGGACAAGAGTGGTTTGCCTGAACCTTTGCCTCCTCTAATCCGCAAGATGCCTGGGAGGCCATccaagaagagaagaagaaaagaggtaGGTGAAGAATCCTCACAAGTTAAGAGGCCAAAGGCCAAAAATAAGTGTGGCAATTGTGGGGGTCTTGGTCATTCCAACAGGACTTGCAAAAATCCACCAGCACCACCAAAGGTCAGCAACAAAGGGGGGAGGCCTTTAGGTAAGTCATCATGGGCAAAAGAAGGAAGGGATAGAGCAGCAGCAAGGAATGCAGTAAAGGCAGCCTATGCTAGTGCAGGCCCAGCACCATTAGTCACAAATATTCATAGTCAGACATCTTTTGATGTCACACAAACCCCTCCTTTGAATTAG